The following are from one region of the Acidobacteriota bacterium genome:
- a CDS encoding lipopolysaccharide kinase InaA family protein: MRDGAFGLPVECPPYRGRVHPDFAFPSFIDAVASFTHCHASDAPGGRILLEGRNTVVTVPIEVPPGRTIETVIKTFRTAGLKKLRTLWSSGKAVRAWRGAVACLAAGVPTPLPLAYLERRRRGRVAESLYVSAFIPDSVEIRGLFRELEPLRLAALIASLAPFLAACHNAGILHRDLSDGNILVRGAQTGDFEFFLIDTNRIRPRSGRPLSSLSRARNLVRLGVPAASRAAFLDAYPAKGRSPGLFRIWYRLSKAAYAGLISFRKALRLKRIAEALKIQ, translated from the coding sequence ATGCGCGACGGAGCCTTCGGCCTGCCGGTGGAGTGCCCGCCCTACCGGGGACGGGTTCACCCGGACTTCGCCTTCCCCTCCTTCATCGACGCCGTGGCGTCCTTCACCCATTGTCATGCTTCCGATGCCCCTGGAGGGCGCATTCTGCTCGAAGGCCGCAACACGGTCGTCACCGTTCCGATCGAAGTGCCGCCCGGCCGGACGATCGAGACGGTGATCAAGACGTTCCGCACCGCCGGCCTGAAAAAACTCAGAACCTTATGGAGTTCCGGAAAAGCCGTTCGGGCCTGGCGGGGCGCCGTCGCCTGTCTCGCCGCCGGTGTGCCGACTCCGCTTCCCCTGGCCTATCTCGAGCGCCGGCGCCGCGGTCGGGTCGCCGAGTCTCTCTATGTCTCCGCCTTCATCCCTGACTCCGTCGAAATCCGCGGGCTTTTCCGCGAACTCGAACCACTGCGTCTTGCCGCCCTGATCGCATCGCTCGCGCCCTTCCTCGCCGCCTGTCACAATGCCGGAATTCTGCACCGGGACCTCTCCGACGGCAACATCCTCGTACGAGGCGCGCAAACCGGGGACTTCGAATTCTTTCTCATCGACACCAACCGGATCCGGCCCCGGTCGGGCCGGCCGCTTTCCTCTCTCTCCCGGGCCAGGAACCTCGTGCGCCTCGGCGTTCCCGCCGCATCCCGCGCCGCATTCCTCGATGCCTATCCGGCCAAGGGGCGGTCCCCGGGCCTTTTCCGCATTTGGTACCGCCTGAGCAAGGCGGCCTACGCCGGGTTGATCTCTTTCCGGAAAGCCCTCCGTCTGAAGCGAATCGCCGAAGCGTTGAAAATCCAATGA
- a CDS encoding DUF1573 domain-containing protein, with protein MARKTSAIVFVLLFAAAAAGCEAGEASANKPVAHYPKTTHDFGKVTHGDVLNHEFVVVNKGDAPLMIDQVHTSCGCTAVVITEKSIAPGKEGRVKTTFNTRGYSGRTIMYIFVETNDRSNRRQELNLVAHVETPPQPKIELDIYNLDLGLSLQGEETSSVVRVSNPGELELRFEAEHQEIEFFVAGKRAKFPLRIRAGGSVEVELKFPGSMKRGSIRDYVLFKSNDPMRSSLSIFVTRYIVTKSELKSLFEKYKDVIR; from the coding sequence ATGGCGAGAAAAACGAGCGCAATTGTTTTTGTCCTATTGTTTGCCGCGGCGGCGGCCGGCTGCGAAGCCGGCGAAGCCTCCGCGAACAAACCCGTGGCCCATTATCCCAAGACGACCCATGATTTCGGCAAGGTCACCCACGGAGATGTGTTGAATCATGAATTCGTGGTCGTCAATAAAGGGGATGCCCCCCTCATGATCGATCAGGTCCACACCTCCTGCGGCTGCACGGCGGTTGTCATCACGGAAAAATCCATCGCGCCCGGCAAGGAAGGCCGCGTCAAGACGACCTTCAACACACGCGGGTATTCCGGAAGAACCATCATGTACATCTTTGTCGAGACAAACGACCGGAGCAACCGGAGACAGGAACTCAATCTCGTGGCCCATGTCGAAACGCCGCCCCAGCCGAAAATCGAGCTGGATATCTACAACCTCGATCTGGGTTTGAGTCTCCAGGGCGAGGAGACCTCGTCCGTCGTCAGGGTCAGCAATCCCGGCGAGCTCGAGCTCCGGTTTGAGGCCGAGCATCAGGAGATCGAATTTTTCGTCGCGGGGAAGCGGGCGAAGTTTCCCCTGCGCATCCGGGCCGGAGGTTCGGTCGAAGTCGAATTGAAATTCCCGGGCTCGATGAAACGGGGCTCCATCCGGGACTATGTTCTCTTCAAATCGAACGACCCCATGCGTTCTTCCCTGTCCATCTTCGTCACGCGCTACATCGTCACCAAGAGCGAACTCAAGTCCCTCTTCGAAAAATACAAGGACGTCATTCGCTGA
- a CDS encoding glycosyltransferase family 9 protein — translation MPLDRILLVRLRKIGDIVLTTPAVEVLKRALPQASLTYVVEAPFRRLVEGHPALDDIVVLPRHASTGDVLAAARAARRKKYDAVLDFHGGPKAWWLTALSGARLKVGYRVKYRSFAYDRRVPRRPEHGRIHSVVNHVNLVRALGLDVPEPPPMSLPDPLPQERERVDALYAKAAPEGTRAVVLHIGAGNAFRDWGEENWTALALRLARTDRVRVLLAGGTDDRRRAASILARTPSNVFPATDDYNPIELREIIRRASLFIGPDSGPMHIAATTPTPSVVLFGPTVPEITGPWKPAATPIIFQRDLDCRPCRQRTCVHGDFRCLRSIEVREVYDACVRLGCF, via the coding sequence TTGCCCCTGGACAGGATCCTTCTTGTCCGGCTGCGCAAAATCGGCGACATCGTCCTGACGACGCCCGCCGTCGAAGTTCTGAAAAGAGCGCTGCCGCAGGCCTCGTTGACCTACGTGGTCGAAGCGCCCTTCCGGAGACTGGTCGAGGGACACCCCGCTCTCGACGATATTGTGGTCCTGCCGCGCCACGCCTCGACCGGCGATGTCCTTGCGGCCGCGCGGGCCGCGCGCCGAAAAAAATACGACGCCGTCCTGGACTTTCACGGCGGGCCGAAAGCCTGGTGGCTGACCGCTCTTTCGGGAGCCCGTCTCAAAGTCGGGTACCGCGTGAAATACAGAAGTTTCGCATACGATCGGCGCGTTCCCCGGCGGCCGGAACACGGCCGGATCCACAGTGTCGTGAATCACGTCAATCTCGTCCGGGCCCTGGGGTTGGATGTCCCGGAACCGCCTCCCATGAGCCTGCCCGACCCCCTCCCCCAGGAGCGGGAGCGCGTCGACGCGCTTTATGCCAAGGCCGCGCCCGAAGGCACCCGCGCCGTCGTCCTCCACATCGGTGCCGGAAACGCCTTTCGCGACTGGGGCGAGGAGAATTGGACGGCGCTCGCTCTCCGTCTCGCCCGAACGGACCGGGTGCGCGTCTTGCTTGCGGGAGGAACGGACGACAGACGGCGGGCCGCCTCGATCCTGGCCCGCACACCCTCGAATGTCTTTCCGGCGACCGACGACTACAACCCCATCGAACTTCGCGAAATCATCCGCCGGGCGTCTCTCTTCATCGGGCCGGACAGCGGGCCGATGCACATCGCGGCGACGACGCCGACTCCGTCCGTCGTTCTTTTCGGACCCACCGTGCCCGAAATCACCGGGCCGTGGAAGCCCGCCGCAACGCCGATCATTTTCCAACGCGACCTCGATTGCCGTCCGTGCCGCCAGAGAACCTGCGTTCACGGCGATTTCCGCTGCCTGCGGTCGATCGAAGTTCGCGAGGTCTATGACGCCTGCGTCCGGCTGGGTTGCTTCTGA
- a CDS encoding SH3 domain-containing protein has product MIAKRTSVFIFTGVILLAFSAAGAQTTEDIAVKVRVTAEQANIRELPDIGSAMLIQLPEGTVLDAEAREKDWYRVRFTRRDGSVGTGWIHGSLVRPLEPDALPSRKPPIEKRPDIPVKAPPRLVESKSRIGIAAGKTGLLLFGGGSVLAMGDWNASMKGLADYFGAASGARPSSDPGSLRLAYVLGFEFSFPLTDDLFLGLGADYFQARSSSEIFYRRAGTEDLLKIDPHVRALPIKAGLIFSPIPNFYAKGALQVIYAKAGYGYRFEEEEAWREWTGEASALGLGGEAAVGGEWTIFPGAVFVVETGYRRAKISGFKGSDTFIDSEGWTNTENGRLYVYQAALPGLEQEPFPLMFIRATRPAEAGISDARDAVVDLSGISLKIGLKILF; this is encoded by the coding sequence ATGATCGCGAAAAGGACATCCGTTTTCATTTTTACCGGCGTCATCCTTCTGGCTTTCTCCGCCGCCGGGGCACAGACGACTGAAGATATCGCCGTCAAGGTGCGCGTTACGGCCGAACAGGCCAACATCCGCGAACTCCCCGACATCGGCAGCGCCATGCTCATCCAGTTGCCCGAAGGAACCGTTCTGGATGCCGAGGCCCGGGAAAAAGACTGGTACCGCGTCCGCTTTACGCGGCGGGACGGATCCGTCGGGACGGGCTGGATTCACGGCAGCCTGGTCAGACCCCTGGAACCGGACGCACTTCCTTCCCGAAAGCCGCCGATAGAAAAACGTCCGGATATTCCCGTCAAGGCACCGCCGCGGCTTGTGGAATCGAAAAGCCGGATCGGCATCGCGGCCGGAAAAACAGGTCTCCTGCTTTTCGGCGGCGGCTCCGTCCTGGCCATGGGGGATTGGAATGCCTCAATGAAGGGGCTTGCGGACTATTTCGGCGCCGCGTCCGGTGCCCGGCCGTCGTCCGATCCCGGTTCGCTGCGCCTGGCCTATGTCCTCGGTTTCGAGTTTTCTTTTCCGCTCACGGACGACCTGTTTCTGGGTCTGGGCGCCGACTATTTTCAGGCCCGGTCTTCGAGTGAGATTTTCTACAGACGAGCGGGGACCGAGGATCTTCTGAAGATCGATCCTCATGTTCGCGCCTTGCCCATAAAGGCGGGGCTCATCTTCTCTCCGATCCCCAACTTTTACGCAAAGGGCGCTCTCCAGGTCATCTACGCCAAGGCCGGATACGGCTATCGTTTCGAGGAAGAGGAGGCCTGGCGGGAATGGACGGGCGAGGCTTCGGCGCTTGGTCTTGGAGGCGAAGCTGCGGTGGGCGGGGAATGGACGATCTTCCCCGGGGCCGTCTTTGTCGTTGAAACGGGATATCGCCGAGCGAAGATCAGTGGTTTCAAAGGTTCGGACACCTTCATCGATTCCGAGGGATGGACGAACACGGAAAACGGCCGGCTCTATGTCTATCAGGCCGCCCTGCCGGGATTGGAACAGGAGCCGTTTCCTCTGATGTTCATCCGGGCCACGCGGCCGGCCGAGGCCGGCATTTCCGACGCCCGCGATGCCGTTGTCGATTTATCCGGCATCTCCCTCAAGATCGGCCTCAAGATCCTCTTCTAA
- a CDS encoding Trm112 family protein has translation MALDPRLLEILACPVCKTEVRLTADDSGLKCLKCFRVYPVRDDIPVMLVDEAAVEPDRPVKD, from the coding sequence ATGGCTCTTGATCCCCGGCTTCTCGAGATTTTGGCTTGTCCCGTCTGCAAAACCGAGGTCCGGTTGACCGCGGATGACAGCGGGCTCAAGTGTCTGAAATGTTTCCGTGTATATCCCGTCCGGGACGACATCCCCGTCATGCTTGTCGACGAAGCGGCCGTCGAACCGGACCGTCCCGTCAAGGACTGA
- a CDS encoding class I SAM-dependent methyltransferase: protein MSSSKIKSKFLRPQVEDFERRRYRGLDQRIVNWKERRAVRHCLRRILDGCGPFENGGPVVLDAPCGYGRMFETAAAAAGPEGLLLCADLSEAMVVRTMERALSSGGDTARSAPDRGGPQTAGLVADITAGLPLKPGAADVVLSLRLFHHLHRAEDRASALAEFFRVARCGAVVSFYRENRLHALQRKLRARIKGTRYEVRMLAGRMFETEAEAAGFRIVAVMALFRGIHAQRYAVLEKR from the coding sequence ATGTCCTCTTCAAAGATTAAATCGAAGTTTTTGCGGCCGCAGGTCGAGGATTTTGAGCGACGCCGGTATCGGGGTCTTGACCAGAGGATCGTCAATTGGAAGGAACGGCGCGCGGTGCGGCACTGCCTGCGCAGGATATTGGACGGCTGCGGGCCATTCGAAAACGGCGGCCCGGTCGTTCTGGATGCTCCCTGCGGTTACGGCCGGATGTTCGAAACCGCGGCCGCGGCGGCGGGCCCTGAAGGTCTTCTTCTCTGTGCCGACCTTTCCGAGGCCATGGTTGTGCGGACAATGGAGCGGGCGTTGTCTTCAGGCGGCGATACGGCGCGCTCGGCTCCGGACCGAGGCGGGCCGCAAACCGCGGGGCTCGTCGCCGACATCACGGCCGGTCTGCCCCTCAAGCCTGGCGCGGCGGATGTCGTCCTGTCCCTGCGCCTTTTTCACCATTTGCATCGGGCCGAAGACCGGGCCTCGGCCCTGGCCGAATTCTTCCGCGTGGCCCGATGCGGCGCCGTCGTTTCGTTCTATCGGGAAAACCGGCTTCACGCGCTTCAACGGAAGCTTCGGGCGCGGATCAAGGGAACCCGTTACGAAGTCCGCATGCTGGCGGGCCGGATGTTCGAGACGGAGGCCGAGGCGGCCGGATTCCGGATCGTTGCGGTCATGGCGCTTTTCCGGGGGATTCACGCCCAGCGATACGCCGTACTCGAAAAACGGTGA
- the carB gene encoding carbamoyl-phosphate synthase (glutamine-hydrolyzing) large subunit, producing MTIARKVLVLGSGALKIGEAGEFDYSGSQAVKTLKEEGCEVVLVNPNIATIQTSEGLADKVYFLPVTPEFVTEVIRRERPDSLLAAFGGQTALNCGAALWKSGTLRRFRVEVLGSPMEVIEKTEDRALFNAALAEAGLKTPRGIAVGSVEAGLRAADAIGYPVMARAAFALGGRGSGPAHTSRELSEALRRAFSASRQVLVEEYLDGWKEIEYEILRDAADNAIAVCNMENFDPMGIHTGESIVVAPSQTLSNTEYHGLREIALRAVRHLGVVGECNIQYALNPKTGDYRIIEVNARLSRSSALASKATGYPLAAVAAKICLGRILPEIRNSITQVTSACFEPALDYLAVKIPRWDLKKFARVSKKIGSEMKSVGEVMALGRSFEEALQKAARMLQVGMYGVVCNANYSFADLEKELRRPTDERLFGIAEALRKGWTVERIRSLTRIDAWFIHKIKNIVDIEARLDGKKLGRLDPDLLREAKRAGFSDKQISLLTRSREPDVRRARKRLGIEPVVKQIDTLAAEYPAKTNYLYLTYHGSEDDVAFGPKADAADEAAAGRPTVMVLGSGSYSIGSSVEFDWCCVNAARTLARSGCRTVMINYNPETVSTDYDVCDRLYFDELSFERVMDIHDKENPDGVIVSTGGQIPNNIALKCGRAGLRILGTPVRSIDRAENRTKFSRLLDGLGIDQPEWRELTSPARARAFARSIGFPVLIRPSYVLSGAAMSLVFNERDLAGYLEKASRVTPDYPVVISKFIMNAKEIELDAVAWAGEIVISAIVEHIENAGVHSGDATMVLPPQKLYIETIRRVREIGTRIARALRITGPFNIQFLARDNALKVIECNLRASRSFPFVSKVSRTNFIDLAVRAMVMEAGLVAPNAGSAPNGDPKNRTAQIKALTRGLPSTLDLNHVGVKAPQFSFSRLKGADPALGVEMASTGEAACLGRDVHEAFLKSLIAAGYRLPGPGGSFLLSLGGDKAKTRFLESARALKAGGYKLYATEKTSLFLRKHRLPNTLLHKIQTKREPNIRTLITEGRIDFVLSVPNPEKTIELDGDYRLRRLAVDFSVPLLTNLQVAELFVQSLTAKTFRDLEIRHWDEYRDIEESVEG from the coding sequence ATGACGATCGCCCGCAAGGTCCTCGTTCTCGGAAGCGGCGCCCTGAAGATCGGCGAGGCCGGCGAATTCGACTACTCGGGCAGCCAGGCCGTCAAGACGCTCAAAGAGGAAGGCTGCGAGGTCGTTCTCGTCAATCCCAATATCGCCACCATCCAGACCAGCGAAGGCCTGGCCGACAAAGTCTATTTCCTCCCCGTGACACCGGAATTCGTAACCGAAGTCATCCGCCGGGAGCGGCCCGACAGCCTCCTCGCCGCCTTCGGCGGGCAGACCGCCCTCAACTGCGGAGCGGCCCTCTGGAAATCGGGAACTCTCCGGCGCTTCCGGGTCGAAGTTCTCGGTTCCCCCATGGAGGTCATCGAGAAAACCGAGGACCGGGCGTTGTTCAACGCGGCCCTGGCCGAAGCCGGACTCAAAACACCTCGGGGCATCGCCGTCGGATCGGTCGAAGCCGGGCTCCGGGCGGCGGACGCGATCGGTTATCCGGTCATGGCCCGCGCGGCATTCGCCCTCGGGGGACGCGGAAGCGGACCGGCTCACACCTCCCGGGAGCTGAGCGAAGCCCTCCGCCGGGCCTTTTCCGCATCCCGCCAGGTTCTCGTCGAGGAATATCTCGACGGCTGGAAGGAAATCGAATACGAGATCCTCCGCGACGCCGCCGACAACGCCATCGCCGTTTGCAACATGGAAAACTTCGACCCCATGGGCATCCACACCGGAGAAAGCATCGTCGTTGCCCCGTCCCAAACTCTCAGCAACACCGAATATCACGGCCTCCGGGAAATCGCCCTCCGGGCGGTGCGGCACCTGGGCGTCGTCGGCGAGTGCAACATCCAATACGCCCTGAACCCGAAAACCGGCGATTACCGGATTATCGAGGTCAACGCCCGCCTGTCGCGCAGCTCGGCCCTGGCCAGCAAGGCCACAGGCTATCCGCTGGCCGCCGTCGCCGCGAAGATCTGCCTGGGCCGGATACTTCCGGAAATCCGCAACTCGATCACCCAGGTGACATCGGCCTGCTTCGAACCGGCCCTCGACTACCTGGCCGTAAAAATCCCGAGATGGGATCTCAAGAAGTTCGCCCGGGTGTCGAAGAAAATCGGTTCCGAAATGAAGTCGGTCGGCGAGGTCATGGCCCTGGGACGGTCGTTCGAAGAGGCCCTCCAGAAGGCGGCCCGCATGCTCCAGGTCGGCATGTACGGCGTCGTCTGCAATGCCAATTACTCCTTCGCGGACCTGGAAAAGGAACTCCGCCGCCCGACCGACGAGCGTCTGTTCGGCATCGCCGAAGCCCTGCGTAAGGGATGGACGGTCGAGCGGATTCGATCCCTGACGCGGATCGACGCCTGGTTCATTCACAAGATCAAGAATATTGTGGACATCGAGGCCCGGCTGGACGGAAAAAAGCTCGGGCGTCTGGATCCGGACCTCCTCCGCGAAGCCAAGAGGGCGGGCTTTTCCGACAAGCAGATCTCCCTTCTGACCCGATCGCGGGAGCCCGATGTCCGGCGCGCCCGAAAAAGGCTGGGCATTGAGCCGGTCGTCAAGCAGATCGACACCCTGGCCGCCGAGTATCCGGCAAAAACGAACTATCTCTACCTGACCTATCACGGATCCGAAGACGACGTCGCTTTCGGACCGAAGGCCGACGCGGCGGATGAAGCGGCCGCCGGACGGCCGACCGTCATGGTTCTTGGCTCGGGGTCCTACAGCATCGGTTCGTCCGTCGAGTTTGACTGGTGCTGCGTCAATGCCGCCCGGACCCTGGCCCGGTCGGGATGCCGGACCGTCATGATCAACTACAATCCCGAAACCGTCTCGACGGACTACGACGTCTGCGACCGGCTGTATTTCGACGAGCTGAGCTTCGAACGGGTTATGGACATCCACGACAAGGAAAACCCGGACGGCGTCATCGTCTCGACGGGCGGGCAGATCCCGAACAACATCGCCCTGAAATGCGGCCGGGCGGGCCTGCGCATCCTGGGCACCCCGGTCCGCAGCATCGACCGCGCCGAAAACCGCACCAAATTTTCCCGCCTCCTCGACGGCCTGGGCATCGACCAGCCGGAGTGGCGCGAGCTGACCAGCCCGGCCCGGGCCCGGGCTTTCGCCCGGTCGATCGGTTTTCCCGTTCTCATCCGGCCCTCCTATGTCCTGAGCGGGGCCGCCATGAGCCTCGTCTTCAACGAGCGCGATCTCGCCGGTTACCTGGAGAAGGCCTCCCGCGTGACGCCGGACTATCCGGTCGTCATTTCCAAGTTCATCATGAACGCCAAGGAAATCGAGCTCGATGCCGTTGCCTGGGCGGGCGAGATTGTGATCTCGGCCATCGTCGAGCACATCGAAAACGCGGGCGTCCACTCCGGCGACGCCACCATGGTTCTGCCCCCTCAGAAACTCTATATCGAGACCATCCGCAGGGTGCGCGAGATCGGAACCCGGATCGCCCGGGCGCTCCGCATCACCGGCCCGTTCAACATCCAGTTTCTGGCCAGGGACAACGCCCTCAAGGTCATCGAATGCAATCTTCGGGCCTCGCGGTCGTTTCCGTTCGTCTCGAAAGTCTCCCGGACGAATTTCATCGACCTGGCCGTGCGGGCGATGGTGATGGAAGCCGGCCTGGTCGCCCCGAATGCCGGAAGCGCCCCCAATGGAGATCCGAAGAACAGGACCGCCCAAATCAAGGCCCTGACCCGGGGTTTGCCATCAACCCTGGATCTCAACCATGTCGGGGTCAAGGCGCCCCAATTTTCATTTTCCCGGCTGAAAGGAGCGGATCCCGCGCTGGGCGTCGAGATGGCTTCAACGGGAGAAGCGGCCTGCCTGGGCCGGGATGTCCACGAGGCCTTTCTGAAGTCTCTCATCGCGGCCGGATACCGGCTGCCGGGACCGGGAGGGAGCTTTCTTCTGAGCCTCGGCGGAGACAAGGCGAAAACGCGGTTCCTCGAATCGGCCCGGGCACTCAAGGCCGGAGGGTACAAGCTCTATGCCACCGAGAAAACATCGCTGTTTCTGCGAAAACACCGGCTTCCCAATACCTTGCTCCACAAGATTCAGACAAAGCGGGAACCGAACATCCGCACACTTATCACGGAAGGCCGGATCGATTTCGTCCTTTCGGTCCCCAACCCGGAAAAGACGATCGAGCTTGACGGCGATTACCGTCTGAGGCGCCTGGCGGTCGATTTTTCCGTTCCTCTGCTGACGAACCTCCAGGTGGCCGAATTGTTCGTGCAGTCGCTGACGGCCAAGACTTTTCGGGATCTCGAGATCAGGCACTGGGACGAATACAGGGACATCGAGGAATCCGTTGAGGGTTAG
- a CDS encoding DUF167 domain-containing protein has translation MSRMCPKGKTAGTPVLFDVTVVPRAGRAGVEKTGDRAYRVRVTSPPEGGRANRDVLRLLAELWGVPPSSLSVVRGETSRRKTVACRDPRMAG, from the coding sequence ATGTCCCGCATGTGTCCGAAAGGCAAGACCGCCGGCACCCCTGTTCTTTTTGACGTGACGGTTGTTCCGCGCGCGGGCCGGGCCGGCGTTGAAAAGACGGGGGATCGCGCCTACCGTGTCCGGGTGACGTCTCCCCCCGAGGGCGGCCGGGCCAACCGTGATGTCCTTCGTCTTCTGGCCGAGTTGTGGGGCGTTCCGCCGTCATCTCTGTCCGTCGTGCGCGGAGAGACGTCCCGCCGCAAAACCGTCGCCTGCCGCGATCCCCGCATGGCGGGATGA
- the carA gene encoding glutamine-hydrolyzing carbamoyl-phosphate synthase small subunit: MLALSDGSVWEGIGFGAPARIGGEVVFNTGMTGYPESITDPSYHGQILCQTYPLIGNYGVDPESFESDRPRIAGYVVSEFCEAPSHIRSRKTLEAWLRENGIPGIAGIDTRALTRRLRARGVMPGLLDATEDPLDGRTLVRRARRLPDPNARDLSSEVSTHEIRIANPGARRAVVLIDCGTKLNIVRSLAAGGFAVVRVPAATDFSRLLDFSPRGIIISNGPGDPMTAAPVIRTVKRLMGAGLPIFGICFGNQILALAAGASTFKLKFGHRSQNQPCFEEGTRRCHITSQNHGYAVDTRTLPRNWRPWFTNANDGTNEGIRHIRKPFSSVQFHPEACPGPTDAARFLSEFLESLG; encoded by the coding sequence GTGCTGGCCCTCTCCGACGGAAGCGTCTGGGAGGGTATAGGATTCGGCGCGCCCGCGCGCATCGGGGGGGAAGTCGTTTTCAATACCGGGATGACGGGTTACCCGGAGTCCATAACCGACCCTTCCTACCACGGCCAGATCCTCTGCCAAACTTATCCCCTGATCGGGAACTACGGCGTCGATCCCGAAAGTTTCGAATCCGACCGGCCCCGAATCGCCGGTTATGTCGTCTCCGAATTCTGCGAGGCGCCTTCTCATATCCGCTCGCGCAAAACGCTCGAGGCCTGGCTTCGGGAAAACGGCATTCCCGGAATCGCCGGCATCGACACCCGGGCCCTGACCCGGCGCCTCCGCGCCCGCGGCGTCATGCCCGGCCTCCTGGATGCAACCGAAGACCCGCTTGACGGACGGACCCTCGTCCGCCGGGCCCGGCGCCTGCCCGACCCGAACGCCCGCGACCTGTCCTCCGAAGTTTCGACGCACGAAATCCGCATCGCCAATCCCGGGGCGCGCCGCGCCGTCGTCCTCATCGACTGCGGGACGAAGCTGAACATCGTTCGCTCTCTCGCCGCCGGGGGATTTGCCGTTGTCCGTGTCCCCGCCGCGACGGATTTCTCCCGCCTTCTGGATTTCTCCCCCCGGGGGATCATCATTTCCAACGGCCCCGGAGATCCGATGACCGCCGCACCCGTCATCCGGACCGTCAAACGTCTGATGGGCGCCGGGCTGCCGATCTTCGGCATCTGCTTCGGAAACCAGATTCTGGCCCTTGCGGCCGGTGCCTCGACCTTCAAGCTGAAGTTCGGCCATCGGAGCCAGAATCAGCCCTGTTTCGAGGAAGGAACACGGCGCTGCCACATCACCAGCCAGAATCACGGCTATGCCGTCGACACCCGGACACTTCCGCGAAACTGGCGGCCCTGGTTCACCAACGCCAACGACGGGACAAACGAAGGGATCCGCCACATCCGCAAGCCTTTCTCCTCCGTCCAGTTCCACCCCGAAGCCTGCCCCGGCCCGACGGACGCCGCCCGATTTCTGTCGGAATTTCTGGAGAGCCTGGGATGA
- a CDS encoding nucleoside transporter C-terminal domain-containing protein codes for MDIYNLVSLAGIFILVGFAWMCSSARRSVNFRVIVWGIGLQFLFAFFIFVVPAGSQFFLFVNRAVVAVLDSATAGTRFVFGRLAMPPGAVNEAGETSLGYFLAFQGLPTIIFFAALVAALYHLGILPAVIRLFARVFTRLMRVSGAEALCVSSNIFVGVESALVVKPHLKDMTRSELGTILTAGMATIASTVLALYVMLLQNQLPTIAGHLVSASFISAPAALVMAKLIMPEIGKPVTLGLDVQPHYEREDNVILAVINGATSGLKLLGGIIALLIAFLGLLALLNFMLGGAGGLLNKAFGWETAWTFESLLGIVFYPFTLAMGVPPADAVEVARIIGERTVTTEVVAYGHLSDLMARGVLQHPRSALIASYALCGFAHIASLAIFIGGLGALAPERTGDLSRLGFRALLAATLACLMTGAVAGAFTTGGSILLGR; via the coding sequence ATGGACATTTACAATCTCGTCAGCCTGGCCGGGATTTTCATTCTGGTCGGTTTCGCCTGGATGTGTTCGTCGGCCCGCCGCTCCGTCAATTTCCGGGTCATTGTCTGGGGCATCGGACTGCAATTCCTGTTCGCCTTTTTCATTTTTGTGGTTCCGGCCGGGTCGCAATTTTTTCTGTTCGTCAACCGGGCGGTCGTGGCCGTGCTGGACAGCGCCACGGCCGGAACCCGGTTCGTCTTCGGACGTCTGGCCATGCCGCCCGGGGCGGTCAATGAAGCCGGCGAGACCTCGCTCGGCTATTTTCTGGCCTTTCAAGGTCTGCCGACCATTATTTTCTTCGCCGCCCTGGTCGCCGCGCTCTATCACCTCGGCATTCTGCCCGCCGTCATCCGTCTCTTCGCCCGGGTTTTCACCCGCCTGATGCGGGTCAGCGGCGCCGAGGCCCTGTGCGTCTCGAGCAACATTTTCGTCGGCGTCGAATCGGCCCTTGTCGTCAAGCCCCACTTGAAGGACATGACGCGCTCCGAGCTCGGCACCATTCTGACCGCCGGAATGGCCACCATCGCCTCGACCGTCCTGGCACTCTACGTCATGCTTCTTCAGAACCAGCTGCCGACCATTGCCGGCCACCTCGTGTCCGCCTCCTTCATTTCGGCCCCGGCGGCACTTGTCATGGCCAAGCTGATCATGCCCGAGATCGGAAAACCCGTGACACTCGGTCTGGACGTCCAACCCCATTACGAAAGAGAAGACAATGTCATTCTGGCCGTCATCAACGGCGCAACGAGCGGATTGAAGCTTCTGGGCGGAATTATCGCCCTCCTCATCGCCTTTCTCGGGCTTCTGGCTCTCCTCAACTTCATGCTCGGCGGCGCCGGCGGCCTTTTGAACAAGGCGTTCGGCTGGGAGACCGCCTGGACCTTCGAGTCGCTGCTCGGGATCGTGTTTTATCCCTTCACGCTGGCCATGGGCGTTCCGCCCGCCGATGCCGTCGAAGTGGCCCGGATCATCGGCGAGCGGACGGTGACGACCGAGGTCGTCGCCTACGGCCATCTCTCCGATCTCATGGCCCGCGGCGTTCTCCAGCACCCGCGGTCGGCCCTGATCGCATCCTACGCCCTGTGCGGTTTCGCTCATATTGCCTCGCTGGCCATCTTTATCGGAGGTTTGGGCGCCCTCGCTCCCGAGCGGACGGGCGATCTCTCGCGCCTCGGCTTTCGGGCGCTCCTGGCCGCAACGCTGGCCTGCCTCATGACGGGCGCCGTGGCCGGAGCCTTCACGACGGGCGGCTCCATTCTTCTCGGCCGCTGA